A genomic region of Bacteroides acidifaciens contains the following coding sequences:
- a CDS encoding HAD family hydrolase: MKSKGIKNLLIDLGGVLINLDRQRCMENFKKLGFTDVEERLNIQQLHGIFMQQEKGLITSAEFRNGLRDMMGKVVSDKQIDAAWNSFLVDIPQYKLDLLLELRSKYVVYLLSNTNELHWRYACHNLFPYRTFRVEDYFEKAYLSYEMHMVKPEADIFKAVIEDAGIEPQETLFIDDSELNCKAAQELGISTYTAKAGEDWSHLFKS; the protein is encoded by the coding sequence ATGAAAAGTAAAGGAATTAAAAACCTTCTTATTGATTTGGGCGGTGTGCTTATCAATCTCGACCGCCAACGTTGTATGGAGAACTTTAAGAAATTAGGGTTCACAGACGTAGAAGAGCGATTGAATATCCAACAACTGCATGGAATATTCATGCAGCAGGAAAAAGGCCTGATCACTTCCGCCGAATTCCGGAACGGGCTCCGGGACATGATGGGGAAAGTAGTCAGTGACAAACAAATAGATGCTGCCTGGAACAGTTTTCTGGTAGACATCCCCCAATATAAGCTTGACTTACTGCTGGAATTGCGTTCCAAATATGTAGTCTACCTGCTTAGCAACACAAATGAGCTCCATTGGAGATATGCCTGCCACAACCTGTTTCCATATCGTACCTTCAGAGTGGAAGACTACTTCGAAAAAGCCTATCTCTCTTATGAGATGCACATGGTAAAACCGGAAGCGGATATTTTTAAGGCGGTCATTGAGGATGCAGGTATCGAACCTCAAGAGACACTCTTCATTGATGACTCAGAATTAAATTGCAAGGCGGCTCAGGAACTGGGCATCTCCACCTATACGGCAAAAGCCGGCGAAGACTGGAGCCATCTTTTCAAAAGCTAA
- a CDS encoding phosphate acyltransferase, with amino-acid sequence MEPILNFAQLTEHLRKLNHRKRIAVVCANDPNTEYAITRALEEGIAEFLMIGDSAILEKYPTLKQYPEYVKTIHIEDSDEAAREAVRIVREGGADILMKGIINTDNLLHAILDKEKGLLPKGKILTHLAVMEIPTYHKLLFFSDAAVIPRPTLQQRIEMIWYAICTCRHFGIEQPRVALIHCTEKVSAKFPHSLDYVNIVELAEAGEFGNVIIDGPLDVRTSCEQASGDIKGIVSPINGQADVLIFPNIESGNAFYKSVSLFANAEMAGLLQGPVCPVVLPSRSDSGLSKYYSIAMACLQVAGDCECRKQVLNQGNNS; translated from the coding sequence ATGGAACCTATTCTAAATTTTGCCCAACTAACAGAGCACCTCAGGAAACTAAACCACAGAAAACGGATTGCAGTGGTTTGTGCCAATGATCCTAATACCGAGTATGCGATTACGCGTGCCTTGGAAGAGGGGATTGCGGAGTTTCTGATGATTGGAGACTCGGCTATCCTTGAGAAATACCCTACGCTCAAGCAATATCCAGAATATGTGAAAACTATCCATATAGAAGATTCGGACGAAGCGGCGCGCGAAGCCGTACGTATCGTTCGTGAGGGCGGAGCGGATATTTTAATGAAAGGAATCATCAATACGGACAATTTGCTGCATGCCATACTCGACAAAGAAAAAGGGCTGCTCCCGAAAGGGAAAATCCTCACGCATCTGGCAGTGATGGAAATTCCGACTTATCATAAGCTGCTTTTCTTCTCGGATGCTGCGGTAATCCCACGTCCTACCTTGCAGCAACGTATAGAAATGATATGGTATGCCATTTGTACCTGTCGGCACTTCGGCATTGAACAGCCGCGTGTGGCATTGATTCACTGCACGGAGAAAGTAAGCGCGAAGTTCCCTCATTCGCTGGATTATGTGAATATTGTGGAATTGGCTGAAGCCGGAGAGTTCGGAAACGTCATTATCGACGGACCGCTGGATGTGCGTACATCCTGTGAGCAGGCAAGCGGGGATATAAAAGGCATTGTATCCCCTATCAACGGACAAGCGGACGTGCTTATCTTCCCTAACATAGAATCAGGCAATGCTTTCTACAAGTCTGTTTCCTTGTTTGCAAATGCAGAAATGGCAGGATTGCTGCAAGGTCCTGTTTGTCCCGTAGTCCTTCCGTCCCGTAGCGATTCGGGATTGTCCAAATATTACAGCATAGCCATGGCATGCCTGCAAGTGGCAGGAGATTGCGAATGCAGAAAGCAAGTGCTTAATCAAGGTAACAATTCATAA
- the pnp gene encoding polyribonucleotide nucleotidyltransferase: MINPIVKTIELPDGRTITLETGKLAKQADGSVMLRMGNTMLLATVCAAKDAVPGTDFMPLQVEYKEKFAAFGRFPGGFTKREGRASDYEILTCRLVDRALRPLFPDNYHAEVYVNIILFSADGVDMPDALAGLAASAALAVSDIPFNGPISEVRVARIDGQFVINPTFEQLEKADMDLMVAATYENIMMVEGEMNEVSEAELLEAMKVAHEAIKVHCKAQMELAEEVGKTVKREYDHEVNDEDLRKAVREACYDKAYAVAASGNNNKHERFAAFDAICEEFKAQFSEEELEEKAALIDRYYHDVEKEAMRRSILDEGKRLDGRKTTEIRPIWCEVGPLPGPHGSAIFTRGETQSLTSVTLGTKLDEKIIDNVLEHGKERFLLHYNFPPFSTGEAKAQRGVGRREIGHGHLAWRALKGQIPADYPYVVRVVSDILESNGSSSMATVCAGTLALMDAGVKIKKPVSGIAMGLIKNPGEEKYAVLSDILGDEDHLGDMDFKVTGTKDGITATQMDIKVDGLSYEILERALNQAKEGRMHILNKITETIAEPRADLKEHAPRIEMMTIPKEFIGAVIGPGGKIIQGMQEETGAVITIEEIDGMGRIEVSGTNKKCIDDAMRMIKAIVAVPEVGEVYKGKVRSIMPYGAFIEFLPGKDGLLHISEIDWKRLETVEEAGIKEGDEIDVKLIDIDPKTGKFKLSRKVLLPRPEKK, encoded by the coding sequence ATGATTAACCCAATTGTTAAGACGATCGAGTTGCCTGATGGAAGAACCATCACGCTTGAGACGGGAAAGTTGGCAAAACAGGCAGACGGTTCTGTAATGCTACGCATGGGAAACACCATGTTATTAGCTACTGTTTGTGCCGCTAAAGATGCAGTTCCCGGAACAGATTTTATGCCTTTACAGGTAGAGTACAAAGAAAAATTTGCGGCATTCGGCCGTTTTCCTGGTGGTTTCACCAAGAGAGAGGGTAGAGCTTCTGATTATGAGATTCTGACTTGCCGTCTCGTTGACCGTGCTCTCCGTCCTTTATTCCCCGATAATTATCACGCAGAGGTATATGTAAACATCATCCTCTTCTCGGCTGATGGTGTAGATATGCCGGACGCATTGGCAGGACTTGCCGCTTCAGCAGCGCTTGCCGTTTCAGATATCCCATTCAACGGACCTATCTCTGAAGTACGTGTGGCACGTATCGACGGTCAGTTCGTTATCAATCCTACTTTTGAACAACTGGAAAAAGCTGATATGGATCTTATGGTTGCCGCTACTTATGAGAATATCATGATGGTGGAAGGCGAAATGAACGAAGTATCCGAAGCTGAATTGCTGGAAGCAATGAAGGTGGCTCACGAAGCTATCAAAGTTCATTGCAAGGCACAGATGGAGTTGGCAGAAGAGGTCGGTAAAACCGTGAAACGTGAATATGACCACGAAGTAAATGACGAAGACTTGCGTAAAGCAGTCCGTGAAGCATGTTACGACAAAGCATATGCTGTTGCCGCTTCAGGAAACAACAATAAGCATGAGCGCTTTGCAGCTTTCGACGCTATCTGTGAAGAGTTCAAAGCTCAGTTCTCTGAAGAAGAGTTGGAAGAAAAAGCAGCTTTGATTGACCGTTACTATCATGATGTGGAAAAAGAAGCTATGCGCCGTTCTATTCTTGATGAAGGCAAGCGCCTCGATGGTCGTAAGACTACTGAAATCCGTCCTATCTGGTGTGAGGTTGGTCCTCTGCCTGGTCCTCACGGCTCCGCTATCTTTACTCGTGGTGAAACTCAGTCACTGACTTCTGTTACGCTGGGTACCAAGCTCGACGAAAAAATTATCGACAATGTTTTGGAACATGGAAAAGAACGTTTCCTGTTGCATTATAACTTTCCTCCTTTCTCTACAGGTGAAGCGAAAGCACAGCGTGGTGTAGGTCGTCGTGAAATCGGTCACGGTCACTTGGCTTGGCGTGCTTTGAAAGGGCAGATTCCTGCTGATTATCCGTATGTAGTGCGTGTAGTCTCTGATATTCTTGAGTCTAACGGTTCTTCTTCTATGGCTACCGTATGTGCCGGAACATTGGCATTGATGGATGCCGGTGTGAAGATTAAGAAACCGGTATCAGGTATCGCTATGGGATTGATTAAGAATCCAGGGGAAGAGAAATATGCCGTATTGTCCGATATCCTCGGTGACGAAGACCACCTCGGTGATATGGACTTCAAAGTAACCGGAACTAAAGACGGTATTACCGCTACTCAGATGGATATCAAAGTGGATGGTCTGTCTTACGAAATTCTGGAGCGTGCTTTGAATCAGGCAAAAGAAGGACGTATGCACATCCTCAATAAAATCACAGAAACAATCGCTGAACCGCGTGCTGACTTGAAAGAACATGCTCCTCGTATCGAAATGATGACAATTCCTAAAGAATTTATCGGAGCAGTGATCGGTCCTGGAGGAAAGATTATCCAAGGTATGCAGGAAGAAACTGGTGCTGTGATTACTATCGAAGAAATCGACGGTATGGGTCGCATCGAAGTTTCCGGAACAAACAAGAAATGTATTGATGATGCAATGCGCATGATTAAGGCAATCGTTGCTGTTCCTGAAGTAGGTGAAGTGTACAAAGGTAAGGTTCGTTCTATCATGCCTTACGGTGCGTTTATCGAATTCTTGCCGGGCAAAGACGGTTTGCTGCACATTTCCGAAATTGACTGGAAGCGTCTTGAAACTGTAGAAGAAGCTGGAATTAAAGAAGGTGACGAAATCGATGTAAAATTGATTGATATTGATCCAAAAACAGGTAAATTCAAACTTTCTAGAAAAGTATTGTTGCCAAGACCGGAGAAGAAGTAA
- a CDS encoding M20 family metallopeptidase: MKKKPMIVLTSAFLLLSAFSCGGGNKANSTNEQSEKVVVNVPQFDADSAYLYVKNQVDFGPRVPNTKGHVACGNYLAKQLKDFGAQVTDQYADLIAYDGTLLKARNIIGSYKPESKKRIALFAHWDTRPWADNDPDEKNHKTPILGANDGASGVGALLEIARLVNQQQPEVGIDIIFLDAEDYGAHDQNNEESWCLGAQYWARDLHVQGYNARFGILLDMVGGKNTVFLKESYSEQFAPDINKKVWKAAKKLGYGKMFIDEDGGGVTDDHLFINRLARIKTIDIIASDPEGGFTPTWHTLTDNMEHIDKNTLKAVGQTVMEVIYNEK, from the coding sequence ATGAAAAAGAAACCTATGATAGTATTGACAAGTGCCTTTTTGTTGTTATCGGCTTTCTCTTGCGGAGGCGGCAACAAGGCGAATAGTACAAATGAACAAAGCGAGAAGGTAGTCGTGAACGTACCGCAGTTTGATGCGGACAGTGCTTATCTGTATGTAAAGAATCAGGTGGATTTCGGGCCTCGCGTGCCTAATACGAAGGGGCACGTAGCCTGTGGAAATTATCTGGCCAAGCAGTTGAAAGATTTCGGTGCGCAGGTGACCGACCAGTATGCTGACCTAATAGCTTATGACGGAACTTTGTTGAAAGCGCGGAATATCATCGGTTCTTATAAGCCGGAAAGCAAGAAAAGAATCGCTTTGTTTGCGCATTGGGATACTCGTCCCTGGGCTGACAACGATCCTGATGAAAAGAACCATAAGACTCCTATTCTGGGAGCGAATGATGGAGCAAGCGGGGTGGGAGCTTTGTTGGAAATCGCCCGTTTGGTTAATCAACAGCAACCGGAAGTGGGCATTGACATTATTTTCCTAGATGCGGAAGATTATGGAGCGCACGACCAGAATAATGAAGAATCATGGTGCCTGGGAGCACAATATTGGGCGCGTGACCTTCATGTGCAGGGATATAATGCCCGTTTCGGCATACTGCTCGATATGGTGGGCGGTAAAAATACTGTTTTTCTGAAAGAATCATATTCAGAACAGTTTGCGCCGGACATCAACAAGAAAGTCTGGAAAGCAGCCAAGAAACTGGGATATGGCAAGATGTTTATTGATGAAGACGGCGGCGGAGTGACGGACGATCACTTGTTTATCAACCGCCTGGCACGCATCAAAACGATTGATATCATAGCTTCTGACCCCGAAGGTGGATTTACTCCTACTTGGCATACGCTTACGGATAACATGGAGCATATTGATAAAAATACATTGAAAGCAGTCGGACAGACTGTAATGGAAGTAATCTATAACGAGAAATAA
- a CDS encoding CPBP family intramembrane glutamic endopeptidase, translated as MKTAIKLILLELLIAQIIAPILIMIPCTIYLLVTTGNLDKAVLTQTIMIPAQLAGQIMMGIYLWKAGYISTQKSTWSLVSTPYLISSALAILTGGFLVSALMSLMDWIPNIMEQSFDILQSGWGGILAIAIVGPVLEELLFRGAITKALLQQYNPTKAILISALLFGVFHINPAQILPAFLIGILLAWTYYKAGSLIPCILMHILNNSLAVYLSIKYPEAENMDDLISGTPYLLVLSGAALLLIGSILTMRYLTTKKQE; from the coding sequence ATGAAGACAGCCATCAAGTTAATACTGCTCGAACTTCTCATCGCGCAGATCATCGCTCCTATTCTGATTATGATTCCCTGTACCATCTATTTATTGGTCACTACGGGAAATCTGGACAAAGCAGTTTTAACGCAGACAATCATGATTCCGGCACAACTTGCCGGTCAGATTATGATGGGTATTTACCTTTGGAAAGCAGGCTATATCAGTACACAAAAGTCTACATGGTCGCTTGTATCCACCCCTTATCTGATTAGCAGCGCGTTGGCTATCCTTACTGGCGGATTTCTGGTATCCGCACTTATGAGTCTGATGGACTGGATTCCTAATATCATGGAGCAGTCTTTCGATATTCTTCAATCCGGTTGGGGCGGTATTCTTGCGATAGCTATCGTAGGGCCTGTGCTCGAAGAACTATTATTCCGCGGCGCCATTACCAAAGCACTCTTGCAACAGTACAATCCGACAAAAGCCATTCTCATCTCCGCACTTCTGTTCGGTGTCTTCCACATCAATCCCGCCCAGATACTCCCGGCATTTCTGATTGGTATTCTGCTGGCATGGACGTATTATAAGGCCGGCAGCCTGATTCCATGTATCCTTATGCATATACTGAACAATTCCCTAGCCGTCTATCTCAGCATCAAATATCCCGAAGCGGAAAATATGGACGACTTGATAAGCGGTACACCCTACCTACTTGTTTTATCAGGAGCGGCTCTATTACTTATCGGAAGTATTCTAACCATGCGTTACCTGACTACTAAAAAGCAAGAATAA
- a CDS encoding SufE family protein produces MSINELQDEVIAEFSDFDDWMDRYQLLIDLGNEQEPLEEQYKTEQNLIEGCQSRVWLQADDVDGKIVFKAESDALIVKGIIALLIKVLSGHTPDEILNSDLYFIDRIGLKEHLSPTRSNGLLSMVKQIRMYALAFKAKEGK; encoded by the coding sequence ATGTCAATTAATGAATTGCAGGACGAAGTTATTGCTGAATTCAGTGACTTCGACGATTGGATGGACCGCTACCAACTACTTATTGACTTGGGAAATGAGCAGGAACCGCTGGAAGAACAATATAAGACGGAGCAGAATCTGATTGAAGGATGCCAAAGTCGGGTATGGCTTCAAGCGGATGATGTAGACGGTAAAATTGTTTTTAAGGCAGAAAGTGACGCGTTGATTGTAAAAGGAATCATAGCTTTGTTGATAAAAGTATTGTCGGGACATACGCCTGATGAAATATTGAACTCCGACCTTTATTTTATTGATAGGATCGGACTGAAAGAGCATCTGTCACCTACTCGCAGCAACGGTTTGCTGTCGATGGTAAAACAAATACGGATGTATGCATTGGCATTCAAGGCAAAAGAGGGGAAGTGA
- a CDS encoding bifunctional riboflavin kinase/FAD synthetase → MQIIRDISPLTPEPCVATIGFFDGVHAGHRYLIQQVKEIAAAKSLRSALVTFPVHPRKVMNAGYRPELLTTAEEKINLLAGIGVDYCLMLDFTPDISRLTAREFMTQVLKERFQVKCLVIGYDHRFGHNRNEGFEDYVRYGKEIGIEVIQAKAYANNIEMEDEEHTTVSSSLIRKLLHKGDVDLAARCLGYEYFLDGTVVSGYQVGRKIGFPTANLSVDDPDKLIPADGVYAVWVTFDGKTYMGMLNIGVRPTIGNGPNRTIEVNILHFHSNIYDKFIRLTFVKRTRPELKYDSIDELIVQLHKDAEETETILKNTFVCKRHL, encoded by the coding sequence ATGCAGATTATACGTGACATATCGCCCCTCACTCCGGAACCCTGCGTAGCTACCATCGGTTTCTTTGATGGAGTTCATGCAGGACATCGCTATCTCATCCAACAAGTGAAAGAGATAGCCGCAGCCAAAAGTCTACGTTCTGCACTGGTTACTTTCCCTGTTCATCCCCGCAAAGTGATGAACGCCGGCTATCGCCCGGAACTTCTGACCACAGCGGAAGAAAAAATAAATCTTTTAGCCGGCATCGGAGTAGACTACTGCCTGATGCTCGACTTCACCCCGGATATTTCTCGCCTGACCGCACGTGAATTCATGACCCAGGTACTCAAAGAACGTTTCCAGGTGAAATGTCTGGTAATCGGTTACGACCATCGTTTCGGACACAACCGTAACGAAGGGTTCGAGGACTATGTACGTTACGGAAAAGAAATCGGCATAGAAGTTATCCAAGCAAAAGCATATGCCAACAATATAGAAATGGAAGACGAAGAACATACAACAGTCAGTTCTTCGCTAATCCGCAAACTGCTTCATAAAGGAGATGTAGACTTGGCAGCCCGTTGCCTGGGATACGAATATTTTCTGGACGGAACCGTTGTAAGCGGTTATCAGGTAGGCAGGAAAATCGGTTTCCCGACTGCCAACTTAAGTGTGGACGATCCGGACAAACTCATTCCTGCGGATGGCGTTTATGCCGTATGGGTGACCTTTGACGGAAAAACCTATATGGGTATGTTGAATATAGGCGTCCGCCCGACGATTGGCAATGGCCCCAACCGGACGATTGAAGTGAATATCCTTCACTTCCACTCCAACATATACGACAAGTTTATCCGGCTTACTTTTGTAAAGCGGACTCGTCCCGAACTGAAATATGACAGTATCGACGAGCTAATCGTACAACTTCATAAAGACGCCGAAGAAACAGAAACAATCCTTAAAAATACATTCGTATGCAAAAGACATTTATGA
- a CDS encoding LD-carboxypeptidase: protein MDIQFPPFLQKGDKVVIVSPSSKIDKQFLKGARKRIESWGLTVAIGKHAGGSSGRYAGTIRQRLKDLQDAMDDPDVKAILCSRGGYGAVHLIDKIDFTAFYEHPKWLLGFSDITALHNLFQKNGYASLHSLMARHLTVEPEDDPCTSYLKDILFGNLPVYTCEKHKLNKQGSAQGVLHGGNLAVAYGLRGTPYDIPAEGTVLFIEDVSERPHAIERMMYNLKLGGVLEKLSGLIVGQFTEYEEDCSLGKELYAALADLVKEYDYPVCFNFPVGHVTHNLPLVNGAKVELTVGKKDVELKFIC, encoded by the coding sequence ATGGATATTCAATTTCCCCCCTTTTTGCAAAAGGGGGATAAAGTAGTCATCGTGTCGCCCTCCAGTAAGATAGACAAGCAATTTTTGAAAGGCGCCAGGAAACGGATCGAGTCATGGGGCTTGACGGTTGCTATCGGAAAGCATGCCGGCGGTTCTTCCGGGAGATATGCCGGAACAATCAGGCAGCGTCTTAAAGATTTGCAGGATGCGATGGATGATCCGGATGTGAAAGCTATTCTTTGCAGCCGCGGGGGATATGGAGCGGTACATTTGATAGATAAGATTGATTTCACGGCTTTTTATGAGCACCCGAAATGGTTGCTCGGGTTCAGTGATATTACAGCATTGCACAATCTGTTTCAGAAGAACGGATATGCATCCCTGCATTCATTGATGGCACGCCATCTTACAGTTGAACCGGAAGATGACCCGTGTACTTCGTATCTAAAAGATATCCTGTTCGGCAACCTGCCTGTCTATACTTGTGAGAAGCATAAATTGAATAAACAGGGGAGTGCACAAGGCGTTTTGCATGGTGGGAATCTGGCAGTGGCTTACGGTCTGCGGGGAACCCCTTATGATATTCCGGCGGAAGGTACGGTGCTGTTTATAGAAGACGTCAGCGAACGGCCTCATGCCATTGAACGTATGATGTACAATCTGAAACTGGGTGGTGTGCTTGAAAAGTTGTCCGGGCTTATTGTCGGGCAGTTTACTGAATATGAGGAAGATTGTTCCTTGGGGAAAGAGTTGTACGCAGCTTTGGCTGATTTGGTGAAAGAGTATGATTATCCCGTTTGTTTTAATTTTCCGGTGGGGCATGTCACTCATAATTTACCGCTTGTCAATGGTGCAAAAGTGGAGCTTACGGTCGGAAAGAAAGATGTCGAATTAAAGTTTATTTGTTAA
- the buk gene encoding butyrate kinase codes for MKILVINPGSTSTKIAVYENETPLLVSNIKHTVEELSVYPQVIDQFEFRKNLVLQELESKGIPFAFDAVIGRGGLVKPISGGVYEVNEAMVRDTLHAMRTHACNLGGLIAKELASSLPDCPAFIADPGVVDELEDIARITGSPLMPKITIWHALNQKAIARRFAKEQGTRYEELDLIICHLGGGISIAVHHHGRAIDANNALDGEGPFSPERAGTLPAGQLIDLCFSGQHTKDELKKRISGRAGLTAHLGTTDIPAIIKSIEEGDKKAELILDAMIYNVAKAIGGAATVLCGKIDAILLTGGIAYSDYVISRLKKRISFLAPIHIYPGENEMESLAFNAIGALKGELPIQVYT; via the coding sequence ATGAAGATTCTGGTCATCAATCCCGGTTCCACCTCTACAAAAATCGCTGTATATGAAAACGAAACACCTCTGTTGGTCAGCAATATCAAGCATACGGTAGAAGAATTATCCGTTTACCCGCAGGTGATAGACCAGTTTGAGTTCCGCAAGAACCTGGTACTTCAGGAATTAGAGTCTAAGGGGATTCCTTTTGCTTTTGATGCTGTCATCGGACGTGGCGGATTAGTAAAGCCCATTTCCGGTGGTGTATATGAAGTAAATGAAGCTATGGTACGGGATACATTGCATGCCATGCGTACACATGCCTGTAACCTCGGTGGGTTGATAGCAAAAGAACTGGCCTCCTCTCTTCCCGACTGTCCTGCTTTCATTGCAGACCCGGGAGTGGTAGACGAACTGGAAGATATAGCCCGTATTACAGGCTCTCCGCTTATGCCGAAAATTACCATCTGGCATGCATTGAATCAAAAGGCAATAGCCCGGCGTTTTGCCAAAGAACAGGGAACAAGGTATGAGGAGCTTGATTTGATTATCTGTCATCTGGGCGGCGGCATTTCGATAGCTGTCCACCATCACGGACGGGCTATCGACGCGAACAATGCATTAGATGGCGAAGGCCCTTTCTCACCAGAACGTGCCGGAACGCTTCCGGCAGGTCAGCTCATTGACCTTTGTTTCAGCGGGCAGCACACGAAAGATGAATTAAAAAAACGGATTTCCGGTCGCGCCGGTCTGACGGCACATCTGGGGACTACCGATATACCTGCTATTATCAAGTCCATAGAAGAAGGGGATAAAAAAGCGGAACTGATACTAGATGCCATGATTTATAATGTAGCAAAAGCCATCGGTGGCGCTGCTACCGTCCTATGCGGGAAAATAGATGCCATCCTTCTGACCGGGGGAATCGCTTATTCTGATTATGTCATTTCACGACTTAAAAAGCGCATCTCATTTCTGGCTCCTATCCATATCTATCCCGGAGAAAACGAAATGGAATCACTGGCTTTTAATGCGATAGGGGCATTGAAAGGAGAGTTGCCTATACAGGTCTACACGTAA